A stretch of DNA from Schizosaccharomyces osmophilus chromosome 2, complete sequence:
GACAAAGCCATATTTGACAACAATTTCAACGTAGCTTCCATTGAGGACAGTCGTGCCAACGTCCACTTGGCCCTGAATTGTAAGGTTTTTGCCGGCTTTAGGAGggtttggaagaagattgATGTAATCAATTGTGACATGGTCACTTTCACGGTCCCAATCCGAGCAATAACTTGCGGGATTCGCTCCCGGAATTTTGTTGCCCTGAacagtcaaatcttcatcGACTGGATTAAATTTAGATGCCGAAAACCAAGAGCTGGCTGAAATGAAATAGGGGAAACAGGAGAGTAAGCAAATAGCACCAAAGAACTTCATCTTTGCAGGAACGGAAAGGAAATTTGAAGACAGAAGGAATAAACAACGTTAAAGATGTGATTCGAAGTAGagaaacaataaaaaaccaatgtCTTCTAACCTTGAAAGCTTTTATCtaatataaaaatgaaaaaaaaacaagaaaaaaggtcGTCTATGTAGACAAAAAATTGAGTTTTGAAAGTGTCGGAACGGTTTTATAAAACGGAAGACAAGGGTGCTTAACAATTATCTGCTATTCAAGTCTTTATTGAAATCCTgctttaaataaaatagatCTCTCAAAACAATACCCTTTAGGAATTCCTCAATGGTTTGTACGAAAGACAATGGTGGTAGATGGTAAGTTCGTAAATGGCTAATGAAgtaagtaaacaaacaggTTTATATACAATAGTGGCTAGAAGCGAAACAAATTAATCAATTTTAATTGTTAGTTTTTGATTGAtagacaaaaaataaaacatgaCTATAAAGTATTTTCGAAAATCATGCAGTtcatttgaatgaaaagcaattgcaTTTCCGCTAGTAAATTAAGCCATTTTAAGATAGAAGtcataaaatatatataaataaaacataaGAAGTGATTTAAAAATGGATCAAATAAGACATATGTAAGTCAACGGTTACGGAAGTCCTTT
This window harbors:
- the npc2 gene encoding Niemann-Pick disease type C2 protein hE1-like protein Npc2 — protein: MKFFGAICLLSCFPYFISASSWFSASKFNPVDEDLTVQGNKIPGANPASYCSDWDRESDHVTIDYINLLPNPPKAGKNLTIQGQVDVGTTVLNGSYVEIVVKYGFVPIVRERLDICEQAYELADVECPVEAGVIKKEATISLPWAIPPGRYYVVAKAYNANDEQLTCVSATVSFSHFGFQLIDQD